The genomic segment ACAATCCGACCGGCGCGACGCTCTCGCCGCAGAATGCCCACCGGCTCCTGACGCTCGCGGCAGCGCATGACCTCACCATCGTCGAGGACGACATCTTCGCCGACCTGGAGCCCGAGCCCTCACCCCGGCTCGCCGCCCTCGACGGCCTGAACCGCGTCATCCGTATCGGCAGCTTCTCGAAGACGCTCTCGGCCTCGATCCGCTGCGGCTTCATCGCCGCGCGCCCCGACTGGATCGAGGCCCTGGTCGATCTCCAGGTGGCGACGAGCTTCGGCGGCCCGAGCCCGGTCGCCGCCGAGCTGATCGCCGGCACGCTCGCCGATGGCAGCTACCGCAAGCATCTGGAAGCCTTGCGCCGCCGCCTGTCGCGGGCGCGCCGGGAGGCCACCGCCCGGCTCGGTTCGCTCGGCATCACGCCCTGGATCGTGCCGCGCGGCGGCTTCACCCTGTGGTGCCGCCTGCCCGACGGGCAGGACGCGGCGGCCTTGGCCCGCGCCGGCTTGACGGAGGGTCTGGTGCTGGCCCCCGGCAACGTCTTCAGCGTCTCGCAGACGGCCGGCAGCTTCATGCGCTTCAACGTGGCGCAGATGACCGATCCGCGGGTCTACGAGGGGCTGGCGCGGGCGATGGAGGGAGCGAAGATCCCACCCGCATCCTCACCCTGAGCTGCCGCAAAGCAGCCTCGAAGCGTCTTCCAGTACCCCGCGCGATCCCTGGAAGCCCCTTCGAGGCCTGCGCTTGGCTCCGACACCTCAGGGTGAGGGCGCTGGCTGGGATGACCTACGGCGACAGCTTGTCGATCAAGCTCTGGATTTTGCCCGGCAGCGGCGTGCCGTCCTGGTGGCTGTAGAGGTCGCGCAATTGCCGGCCGATCTCGGAGAGGCTCATCGTACCCTTGACGATGAGCCGGTCGGCCTGCCGGCCGAGGCTCTCCTTCTCTTCGCTCGTGATCTCCTTGGCGGTGAGCACCACCACGGGGATGCTGTCGCCATCGGGGCGGCCGCGGAGCGCCCGCAGGAAGGCGAAGCCGTCCATCACCGGCATCATCAGGTCGAGCAGGATCAGGCTCGGGCGGACCTGATCCAGGCTCTCCAGGGCGGCGGCGCCGTTCTCGGCCTCGCGCACCTGCCAGCCGTCGCGCTGGAGCGTGCGGCGCACCCGCTCGCGGGCATCGGCGTCGTCATCGACCACGAGCACACTGCCCTCGCGGTCAACGGGGCGGTAGCGCTCCATCGCATCCTTGAGCGCTCCCCAATCGATCGGTTTCACCATGTAATCGGTGGCGCCGAGCACGTGGGCGAGGCTGAACTCGTTGACCACGCTGGTGATGATGACCGGCGTCTCGGCGATCTCGGGATCGGTGCGGATCGCGTGCAGCACCGCCCAGCCGTCCATGCGCGGCATCTCGATGTCGAGCAGGATCGCCCGCGGCTTCAGCGCCCGGGCCAAGGTCAGCCCGGCCCGCCCGTCATTGGCGGTGCGCACGCGGAACCCCTCGCGTTCGAGGAAGCGCTGGAGCAGGTCGCGGGCGGCCGGGTCGTCATCGACGAGCAGCACCACGTCGTGCAGATGCGCCTCGCCCTCGGTGATCTCCTGAACGCGAGCGGCAACGCTTTCCGCCTCGACCTCTTCCTCGTGGGCGGCGAGCTCGGCCGGCAGGCGGATCGTGAAGGTCGCGCCCGCGCCGAAGGTGCTCTCGACGCCGATCGTGCCGCCCATCCGCTCGACGAAGGCGCGGGTGATGGCGAGGCCGAGGCCGGTGCCGCCGAACTGGCGCGTGGTCGATTCATCCGCCTGGGAGAAGCGCTCGAACAGCCGGCCGATCTGCTCTTGCGTCAAACCGATGCCGGTATCCGAGACGGAAAAGCTCAGCCAGTCGGCCCCGTCCTCCCGCAGGCGCCGCACACCGAGGATGATCTCGCCATCCTCGGAGAACTTCGCCGCGTTGCCGATCAGGTTGATCAGCGACTGGCGCAGCTTCAACTGATCCTGATGCATGGTGCCCAGATCCCCCTCGAAATCGAGGCGGAAGCGGTTGCGCTTCTTCGTGATCAGGCTCTGCGTGGCAGCCGTGACATCCTCGATCAGGGACACGACATCGAAGGTCTCCGCCGCCAGGGTCAGGCGACCGGCCTCGATCTTGGAGATGTCGAGCACGTCGTTGATGAGGCCGAGCAGGTGGCGGGCCGACGACTCGATCTTGCGCAGGTCCGGCAGCAGCTCGGCCTGGCCCAGATCCTCCAGCTCCTCGCCGAGCATCTCGGAATAGCCGATCACCGCCGAGAGCGGCGTGCGCAACTCGTGGCTCATATTGGCCAGGAACTGGCTCTTGGCGAGGTTGGCGGCCTCCGCCGCGGCACGGGCGTGCTCAATCGCGGCCTCGGCCTCCTTGCGGGCGGTGATGTCGATGTTGAGCCCGACCCATTCACGGATGGAGCCGTCTTCGGCAAGCACCGGCACGCCGCGCACCTCCATGTCGCGCCAGACGTCGTCGTGGCGGCGCAGGCGGTACTCGACCTCGAACACGGTCACCCGTTCGACGCATTCGGCCCAGACTTCGGCGACGCGCGCCCGGTCGTCGGGATGGATCGCGTCGATCCAGCCCCAGCCCTGATAGGCCTCGTCGCTCTGGCCGGTATAGGCGGCCCAGCTCGCCTGGGGCGGCATCAGCTCCCCTTGCGCGGTCGTGTTCCAGATGACGGCCGCGGAGGCATCCACCAGCGCGCGGAAGCGCTGCTCGGAATGGCCGAGCGCGTCCTGCGCGACCCGCGTCTCGGTGACGTCGGTGTTGGTGCCGTACCAGCGCAGGACGGTGCCGTCCGCATGGCGGACCGGCTCGGCCATCGACAGGAACCAGCGGTAGCGGCCGTCCTTGCCGCGCAGGGGGAAGGTGTCCTGCCACGACTCGCCCGCCGCGATGCAGCTGGCGAAGCGCTCCGCGGCGCGCTCGAGATGGTCCGGGTGGTGCAGCTTGCGCCAGCCATGGCCGGCCATCTCGGCGGGCGTCGTTCCGGTGTAGTCGTACCAGCGGCGATTGTACCAGACGAGGGTGCCGTCGGCCTCGGCGATCCAGGCGAGTTGCGGCAAGGCGTCGGCGAGATTGCGGAAATCGGCCATGGTCGGCCCGGTTTCCGGCACCTTCCCGTCCTGTACGGTCACGGTGATGTCTCCCGTCAGCTTCGTCGGCATCATGGCTTCGTCGGCGTCGCAGCCGCGTCGTCACGGTTTGCGTCCGCCCGGTGTGGCCGGCTTTCGCGCGGATACGAAATCAAAAGTCAGCGGCGCAGGCGGTTGCCGAGGACGAAGCCGAACAACCCCATCAGCACGATCCCCGCCGCCCCCTGCAACCCGACCAGCAGGTTGGTGACGCGGCCCAGCGGCTTCACCCCGATCTCGGGTGGGTTGGCGGTCATCATGTTGAGCGCGCTGTAGCTGACGAGATCGAGCGGGTTGTAGGTCGGCGCGTTCTCGCCCTCATGAAAAAGCCCGCCCGTCGCCCCATAGGCCCCGGCGAACAGGAAGATCCCGACGAGGAAGGCACGGGCGATCCGCGACAGGCTCTCGCCGTAGTCGCACAGCCACTCGACGAAGCGGTCGGCGATCCAGCGGTATC from the Methylorubrum extorquens genome contains:
- a CDS encoding putative hybrid histidine kinase; Domains: two PAS, two PAC, His KinaseA, ATPase and two REC (CheY-like) (Evidence 3 : Putative function from multiple computational evidences; Product type e : enzyme), giving the protein MMPTKLTGDITVTVQDGKVPETGPTMADFRNLADALPQLAWIAEADGTLVWYNRRWYDYTGTTPAEMAGHGWRKLHHPDHLERAAERFASCIAAGESWQDTFPLRGKDGRYRWFLSMAEPVRHADGTVLRWYGTNTDVTETRVAQDALGHSEQRFRALVDASAAVIWNTTAQGELMPPQASWAAYTGQSDEAYQGWGWIDAIHPDDRARVAEVWAECVERVTVFEVEYRLRRHDDVWRDMEVRGVPVLAEDGSIREWVGLNIDITARKEAEAAIEHARAAAEAANLAKSQFLANMSHELRTPLSAVIGYSEMLGEELEDLGQAELLPDLRKIESSARHLLGLINDVLDISKIEAGRLTLAAETFDVVSLIEDVTAATQSLITKKRNRFRLDFEGDLGTMHQDQLKLRQSLINLIGNAAKFSEDGEIILGVRRLREDGADWLSFSVSDTGIGLTQEQIGRLFERFSQADESTTRQFGGTGLGLAITRAFVERMGGTIGVESTFGAGATFTIRLPAELAAHEEEVEAESVAARVQEITEGEAHLHDVVLLVDDDPAARDLLQRFLEREGFRVRTANDGRAGLTLARALKPRAILLDIEMPRMDGWAVLHAIRTDPEIAETPVIITSVVNEFSLAHVLGATDYMVKPIDWGALKDAMERYRPVDREGSVLVVDDDADARERVRRTLQRDGWQVREAENGAAALESLDQVRPSLILLDLMMPVMDGFAFLRALRGRPDGDSIPVVVLTAKEITSEEKESLGRQADRLIVKGTMSLSEIGRQLRDLYSHQDGTPLPGKIQSLIDKLSP